The following coding sequences lie in one Nitratireductor mangrovi genomic window:
- a CDS encoding sarcosine oxidase subunit beta, whose amino-acid sequence MRKYSVFAIAREALRGHKGWEAQWPSPEPKKAYDVIIVGAGGHGLATAYYLASEHGITNVAVLEKGWLGGGNTGRNTTIIRSNYLYDESAGIYNHAMKLWDGLSQELNYNVMYSPRGVMMLAHNVHDVQVFKRHIHANRLNGVDNEWLTPEQAKDYCPPLNIAKDARYPVMGAALQRRGGTARHDAVAWGYARGAAARGVDIIQNCEVTGIRRGPDGAVTGVETSRGFIGARKIGVVAAGHSTVLMDMAGVRMPLESYPLQALVSEPVKPCFPCVVMSNTVHAYISQSDKGELVIGAGTDQYTSYSQTGGLHIIQHTLDAICEMFPMFTRMKMLRSWGGIVDVTPDRSPILAKTPVRGLYVNCGWGTGGFKATPGSGNVFAHTIARDEPHPINAPFTLERFRTGRLIDEAAAAAVAH is encoded by the coding sequence ATGCGCAAATATTCGGTTTTCGCCATCGCCCGCGAAGCATTGCGCGGCCACAAGGGCTGGGAAGCGCAATGGCCGTCGCCCGAGCCGAAGAAGGCCTATGATGTCATCATCGTGGGGGCCGGCGGCCACGGGCTGGCGACGGCCTACTACCTTGCCAGCGAGCACGGTATCACCAATGTCGCCGTGCTGGAGAAAGGGTGGCTCGGCGGCGGCAATACCGGCCGCAACACGACCATCATCCGCTCCAACTATCTCTACGACGAGTCGGCGGGCATCTATAACCACGCCATGAAGCTGTGGGACGGGCTCTCGCAGGAGCTCAACTACAACGTCATGTACTCGCCGCGCGGGGTCATGATGCTGGCCCACAACGTGCACGACGTGCAGGTGTTCAAGCGGCACATTCACGCCAACCGGCTGAACGGCGTCGACAATGAATGGCTGACGCCCGAACAGGCCAAGGACTATTGCCCGCCGCTCAACATCGCGAAGGACGCGCGCTACCCCGTCATGGGCGCGGCCTTGCAGCGCCGTGGCGGCACCGCGCGCCACGACGCCGTGGCCTGGGGCTACGCGCGCGGGGCGGCGGCGCGAGGCGTCGACATCATCCAGAACTGCGAGGTGACCGGCATCCGCCGCGGGCCGGACGGAGCGGTGACCGGGGTGGAGACTTCGCGCGGCTTCATCGGGGCCAGGAAGATTGGCGTTGTCGCCGCAGGCCACAGCACCGTGCTGATGGACATGGCCGGCGTGCGCATGCCGCTTGAATCCTACCCCTTGCAGGCGCTGGTGTCGGAGCCGGTCAAGCCGTGCTTTCCGTGCGTGGTGATGTCGAACACCGTGCATGCCTACATTTCGCAATCGGACAAGGGCGAACTGGTGATCGGTGCCGGAACCGACCAGTACACCTCCTATTCGCAGACCGGCGGCCTGCACATCATCCAGCACACGCTCGACGCCATCTGCGAGATGTTCCCGATGTTCACCCGCATGAAGATGCTGCGTTCCTGGGGCGGCATCGTCGACGTCACTCCCGACCGCTCGCCGATCCTGGCCAAGACACCGGTCAGGGGGCTTTACGTCAATTGCGGCTGGGGCACAGGCGGGTTCAAGGCGACGCCCGGCTCGGGCAACGTGTTTGCGCACACGATCGCGCGCGACGAGCCGCACCCGATCAACGCGCCGTTCACGCTGGAGCGTTTCCGCACCGGGCGGCTGATCGACGAGGCCGCCGCGGCCGCGGTGGCGCACTGA
- a CDS encoding SDR family oxidoreductase, producing the protein MTQLINKVAIVTGASSGIGRATAKLFAQEGARVVVTARRQAELDVLVAEITEEGGDAVALAGDVRDHKHNEILVALCEERFGGLDIAFNNAGTVGRLAQVDELREEDWDETVATNLDAAFAAARHQVPALRRRGGGALIFTSSFVGYETAGMPGMAAYAAAKAGVVGLAKALAADLGTAGIRVNALLPGGTETAMATFETDEQRRFVEGLHALKRIAQPEEIARAALYLASDASSFVTGTAMLADGGVSINLT; encoded by the coding sequence ATGACACAACTCATCAACAAGGTCGCCATCGTCACCGGTGCCAGTTCCGGCATCGGCCGCGCCACAGCAAAACTGTTCGCGCAGGAAGGCGCCCGCGTCGTGGTCACCGCACGCCGCCAGGCCGAGCTCGACGTGCTCGTGGCCGAAATCACCGAAGAAGGCGGCGATGCCGTCGCGCTAGCCGGTGATGTTCGCGACCACAAGCACAATGAGATTCTGGTCGCGCTCTGCGAGGAACGTTTTGGCGGCCTCGACATCGCCTTCAACAATGCTGGCACAGTTGGCCGCCTCGCACAGGTGGACGAACTGCGGGAGGAAGATTGGGATGAGACCGTCGCGACCAATCTGGACGCGGCCTTCGCCGCCGCCCGCCATCAGGTTCCCGCGCTGCGCCGTCGCGGCGGTGGAGCGTTGATCTTCACCTCGAGCTTCGTCGGCTACGAGACCGCCGGTATGCCAGGCATGGCCGCCTATGCCGCGGCCAAGGCGGGGGTCGTTGGCCTGGCCAAGGCATTGGCCGCCGACTTGGGTACCGCCGGCATTCGCGTCAACGCGCTTCTTCCAGGCGGCACTGAGACCGCGATGGCGACCTTCGAGACCGACGAGCAGCGGCGATTCGTGGAAGGTCTGCACGCGTTGAAACGCATCGCCCAGCCGGAAGAAATCGCCCGGGCCGCGCTCTATCTCGCCTCCGACGCGTCGAGTTTCGTGACCGGCACGGCCATGCTGGCCGATGGCGGCGTTTCCATCAACCTGACCTGA
- a CDS encoding AraC family transcriptional regulator yields MSAAHDRKSGTLDDASRNGAARPWRAALGETAPPLYTRAANDPLSDVLRAVRLSGALFFMVEATSPWGVAVPHARRFAPIILPRARHVVSYHIVIEGEGWASIPDVAPTRFEAGDVLVFPHADPYAMLGVHDGTPELGEEDSMLFFREMASGKLPFVVEEGGGGLPRARYVCGFLGCDLQPFNPVLAALPRFMHVRRPATGDMLDKLIGLTLDQTRRPDAGWEGVRLRLSELIFAEVLSRYLSTFPDGQTGWFAGLRDPAVGRALSCLHAEPVRAWTLGELAAEANVSRTVLAARFAKLIGCPPMQYLTQWRLQKAARLLSDGHQKVAVVAHEAGYESEAAFSRAFKRFAGASPAAWRLQNNAAP; encoded by the coding sequence ATGAGCGCGGCCCATGACCGCAAGTCCGGAACTCTTGACGACGCGTCCCGAAACGGCGCGGCGAGGCCGTGGCGTGCGGCACTCGGGGAGACGGCACCGCCGCTCTACACGCGCGCGGCCAACGATCCGCTATCCGATGTGCTTCGAGCGGTGAGGTTGAGCGGCGCGCTGTTCTTCATGGTCGAAGCCACGTCGCCCTGGGGCGTGGCCGTGCCGCACGCCAGGAGGTTTGCGCCGATCATCCTGCCGCGCGCGCGGCACGTGGTTTCATACCACATCGTCATCGAAGGCGAGGGCTGGGCGAGCATCCCAGACGTCGCGCCGACCCGTTTCGAGGCCGGCGACGTGCTCGTCTTCCCGCACGCCGACCCCTATGCGATGCTTGGCGTCCACGACGGGACACCGGAACTCGGCGAAGAGGATTCGATGCTGTTCTTCCGCGAGATGGCGTCCGGCAAGCTGCCTTTCGTCGTCGAGGAAGGCGGTGGCGGCTTGCCACGTGCACGATATGTATGCGGTTTCCTCGGTTGCGACCTGCAGCCCTTCAATCCGGTACTGGCGGCGCTACCGCGCTTCATGCATGTCCGCCGTCCCGCAACGGGCGACATGCTCGACAAGCTGATCGGCCTGACGCTCGACCAGACGCGCAGACCGGACGCGGGCTGGGAGGGTGTACGCCTGCGGCTCAGCGAGTTGATCTTCGCGGAGGTGCTCTCCCGTTATCTGTCGACGTTTCCCGACGGACAGACCGGCTGGTTCGCCGGCCTGCGCGATCCTGCGGTCGGGCGCGCTTTGTCGTGCCTCCATGCGGAGCCGGTGCGGGCGTGGACGCTGGGCGAGCTTGCCGCCGAGGCCAACGTCTCGCGCACGGTGCTCGCGGCCCGCTTTGCCAAGCTCATCGGCTGTCCGCCGATGCAATATCTGACGCAGTGGCGTCTGCAGAAGGCGGCGCGCCTTCTGTCCGACGGCCACCAGAAGGTCGCCGTCGTGGCCCATGAAGCCGGCTACGAATCCGAGGCGGCATTCAGCCGTGCGTTCAAACGCTTTGCCGGAGCATCGCCGGCTGCCTGGCGCCTTCAAAACAACGCGGCGCCTTGA
- a CDS encoding methyltransferase domain-containing protein, whose translation MMMLETTDRNPAEIYDEKFVPALFAPWGAIVAELAGIGPGEKVLDVACGTGALTAVVAEKVGPEGRVTGLDINPQMLAVARAKPLAVEWIEAPAERLPFADAAFDAVLSQFGFMFFDDQALALGEMHRVLRPGGRLAVAVCGAVEDSPGYAVFASLLDDLFGEDVGNAFRAPFVLGDAEKLAAICEKAGLAGARIVSRTGSVRFDSIAELVSTERACVWTLGGVLDEGQFELLRRESERALRPFTDADGRIAFAMPSLIIAATK comes from the coding sequence ATGATGATGCTCGAAACCACCGATCGCAACCCCGCGGAAATCTACGACGAGAAGTTTGTGCCCGCCCTTTTCGCGCCTTGGGGCGCGATCGTCGCCGAGCTGGCCGGCATCGGCCCGGGTGAAAAGGTGCTCGACGTTGCCTGCGGAACCGGAGCCCTGACGGCCGTTGTCGCGGAAAAGGTAGGGCCGGAAGGGCGGGTCACCGGGCTCGACATCAACCCGCAGATGCTCGCGGTCGCGCGTGCCAAGCCGCTGGCTGTGGAATGGATCGAGGCGCCGGCCGAGAGGCTGCCTTTCGCAGACGCCGCTTTCGACGCCGTGCTAAGCCAGTTCGGTTTCATGTTCTTCGACGATCAGGCGCTGGCGCTCGGCGAGATGCACCGCGTGCTCCGGCCCGGCGGTCGGCTCGCGGTCGCCGTCTGTGGCGCGGTGGAAGATTCGCCCGGTTATGCTGTCTTCGCAAGCCTTCTCGACGATCTCTTCGGTGAAGATGTTGGCAACGCATTTCGCGCACCCTTCGTGCTGGGGGACGCGGAGAAACTGGCTGCCATCTGCGAAAAGGCCGGTCTTGCCGGCGCTCGCATCGTCAGCCGCACTGGCAGCGTGCGTTTCGACTCCATTGCGGAACTGGTCTCGACCGAACGCGCCTGCGTCTGGACGCTGGGCGGCGTCCTCGACGAAGGCCAGTTCGAGCTGCTGCGGCGGGAAAGCGAACGTGCGCTCCGGCCGTTCACGGACGCAGACGGCCGGATCGCATTCGCCATGCCGTCCCTGATCATCGCCGCAACCAAGTAG
- the rpsU gene encoding 30S ribosomal protein S21: MQVLVRDNNVDQALRALKKKMQREGIFREMKMRGHYEKPSEKRAREKAEAVRRARKLARKRAQREGLLAGPKGATAR; this comes from the coding sequence GTGCAGGTACTCGTCCGCGACAACAACGTTGATCAGGCGCTTCGCGCGCTCAAGAAAAAGATGCAGCGCGAAGGCATTTTCCGCGAGATGAAGATGCGCGGACACTACGAGAAGCCTTCCGAAAAGCGTGCCCGCGAAAAGGCGGAAGCGGTTCGCCGCGCGCGCAAGCTGGCGCGCAAGCGCGCCCAGCGCGAAGGTCTGCTGGCCGGCCCGAAGGGCGCCACGGCGCGCTGA
- a CDS encoding tetratricopeptide repeat protein, with product MRDRVSMQFFSGNMRPFAPAAALFACLALAACQTAGSGTDITAIDTAQGSEENIASLTAVIERNPRDPQAYNVRGSAFGRAGRYREALEDFDTAIRLNPSYFQAYANRALIHRYLGESGKAVSDYNRAIQLNASYDAAYIGRGNLYRLNGRTREAFDDFQRAIQLDTTDPRAYHNRGLLYQAQGQHNFALEDFSTAISLAPDAAEPYNGRGLSYLALGDEENAFSDFNTAIKLDGDIAEGWANQALVYERRGEKQKAARSYRQALKLDPEYGPAKAGLSRVSG from the coding sequence ATGAGGGACCGGGTATCGATGCAGTTCTTTTCGGGCAACATGCGGCCCTTCGCGCCGGCGGCAGCGCTGTTCGCCTGCCTCGCCCTGGCCGCATGCCAGACCGCCGGATCGGGCACCGATATCACCGCGATCGATACCGCGCAGGGCTCGGAAGAAAACATCGCCTCGCTGACCGCGGTCATCGAGCGCAACCCGCGTGATCCGCAAGCCTACAACGTCCGTGGTTCGGCCTTCGGCCGCGCCGGGCGCTATCGCGAGGCGCTCGAGGATTTCGACACCGCGATCCGCCTCAACCCCAGCTATTTCCAGGCCTATGCCAACCGCGCCCTGATCCATCGCTATCTCGGCGAGAGCGGCAAGGCGGTTTCAGACTACAATCGCGCCATCCAGCTCAACGCCAGCTACGACGCCGCCTATATAGGCCGAGGCAATCTCTACCGGCTGAACGGCAGGACGCGGGAGGCGTTCGACGATTTCCAGCGCGCCATCCAGCTCGACACCACCGACCCGCGCGCCTACCACAATCGCGGCTTGCTCTATCAAGCGCAGGGCCAGCACAATTTCGCGCTCGAGGATTTCTCGACCGCCATCTCGCTGGCCCCGGACGCCGCCGAGCCTTACAACGGCCGCGGCCTCTCCTACCTGGCCCTCGGTGACGAGGAGAATGCGTTCTCCGACTTCAACACCGCCATCAAGCTCGACGGCGACATCGCGGAAGGCTGGGCAAACCAGGCTCTGGTCTATGAGCGCCGCGGCGAAAAGCAAAAGGCGGCGCGTTCCTACCGCCAGGCGCTGAAGCTCGATCCCGAATACGGGCCCGCCAAGGCCGGGCTTTCCCGCGTCAGCGGTTGA
- a CDS encoding DedA family protein has translation MELPDYVTTYLQLGLFGAGVVAFIEKLSPVGPSFIILVFLGMTAATTGAEAGLLVLVTAFASMAGALFWYGLGRAIGEVRIGEVVEKYGKYILLHEPLFRRMTEGYRDSQFWYTFLAHTLPTVRIYVGLPAGMLRLGVPTFLLAGVLGTLCWNTPLIAAGYLLRGTTGDPVTAGLLVVAGVMLVQFSLMWVRRRLKKSGYMSTTSTIAGEGDPAVNR, from the coding sequence ATGGAACTGCCCGACTATGTCACCACCTATCTGCAGCTGGGCCTGTTCGGCGCGGGCGTGGTGGCGTTCATCGAGAAGCTGTCGCCGGTCGGGCCGTCCTTCATCATCCTGGTTTTCCTGGGCATGACAGCCGCGACCACCGGCGCCGAAGCGGGGCTCCTGGTGCTGGTGACAGCGTTCGCGTCGATGGCCGGCGCCCTGTTCTGGTACGGGCTCGGTCGCGCCATCGGCGAAGTTCGCATCGGCGAAGTTGTTGAAAAATATGGCAAATACATCCTGCTCCACGAGCCGCTGTTCCGGCGCATGACCGAAGGCTATCGCGACAGCCAGTTCTGGTACACCTTCCTCGCCCACACTCTGCCGACGGTGCGCATCTATGTCGGGCTGCCGGCCGGCATGCTGCGGCTCGGCGTGCCGACCTTCCTGCTGGCCGGGGTGCTCGGGACGTTGTGCTGGAACACGCCGCTGATCGCGGCCGGCTATCTTCTGCGCGGCACCACGGGCGATCCGGTCACGGCCGGCCTCCTGGTGGTGGCGGGCGTGATGCTGGTGCAGTTCTCGCTTATGTGGGTCCGCCGCCGGCTGAAGAAAAGCGGTTATATGTCAACGACTTCCACGATCGCCGGCGAGGGTGATCCGGCGGTCAACCGCTGA
- a CDS encoding helix-turn-helix transcriptional regulator: protein MSVSSEERILRFLKFRGRQTAETVARHLDISVPGARKHLDRMKAAGLVDFEDEAGAVGRPRRFFLLAAKAEARFPDTHAELTLDMIGSVRRLFGADGLDRLIEDRERRTDDRYAEALKEADGIEARLDRMAALRSEEGYLAEWERLPDGGGYLLVENHCPICAAARACQGFCRSELESFRRAFAPLASVERAEHMLAGSRRCAYLVRPRGDDAA from the coding sequence ATGTCGGTTTCCAGCGAGGAACGCATCCTCCGTTTCCTCAAGTTTCGCGGCCGCCAGACCGCCGAGACGGTCGCCCGCCATCTCGACATTTCCGTTCCCGGAGCCCGCAAACATCTCGACCGGATGAAGGCGGCCGGGCTGGTCGATTTCGAAGACGAGGCCGGCGCGGTCGGCCGCCCGCGCCGTTTCTTCCTTCTCGCCGCAAAGGCCGAGGCGCGGTTTCCCGACACCCATGCCGAACTGACGCTCGACATGATCGGTTCGGTGCGGCGGCTGTTCGGCGCCGACGGTCTCGACAGGCTGATCGAGGATCGCGAGCGCCGCACCGACGACCGCTACGCGGAGGCGCTGAAGGAGGCGGACGGGATCGAGGCGCGGCTAGACCGGATGGCGGCGCTGCGTTCGGAGGAGGGTTACCTGGCCGAATGGGAGAGGCTGCCGGACGGAGGCGGTTACCTGCTGGTCGAAAACCATTGCCCGATCTGCGCGGCCGCGCGCGCCTGCCAGGGTTTCTGCCGTTCCGAACTGGAAAGCTTTCGCCGCGCCTTCGCGCCGCTCGCCTCGGTCGAGCGCGCCGAGCACATGCTTGCCGGCAGCCGCCGCTGCGCCTATCTGGTCCGGCCGCGAGGCGACGATGCCGCCTGA
- a CDS encoding MFS transporter, protein MPPEEQTAAIDWRRLWASGDLARFIFISLGILLHATNETMVATIMPAMVAEISGVTFVGWTLAMYELGSITAGAAAGRMISYLPLRSNMAGAALVYGIGALICALAPGMGWLLAGRLVEGLGGGALVALAFVSVERLFPRLIWPQLFAIISVVWGVSAFSGPLLGALLADAWSWRWAFGIFAVAGFAMAAISFVVLSGPAATRRRDEIAPPFPATALACLAVAVTLIAWAGVASGILWSAPLLAAGLAGLVLFFRLDALRPASRLFPERLFDRRTTLGAGMVMVFSFSIATISFTIYGPLLLTSLHGISPLTAGYIVAAESIAWSVLSILVANAAPRHERTIITTGALMIAAGVAGFAWAVPAGSIPAVLACALLQGGGFGIAWPFVTRIIVAAARPAETTITSSAIPTLQRIGYAVGAAGAGIIANASGFAHGLSAGAAAGVATWLFLAFVPLGLVGLVAGIMVAQRTRAASTVLPAGMA, encoded by the coding sequence ATGCCGCCTGAAGAGCAGACGGCGGCGATCGACTGGCGCAGGCTGTGGGCGAGCGGCGACCTCGCCCGCTTCATCTTCATCAGCCTCGGCATCCTGCTGCACGCCACCAACGAGACCATGGTCGCCACCATCATGCCGGCGATGGTGGCCGAGATCTCCGGCGTCACCTTCGTCGGCTGGACGCTGGCCATGTACGAGCTCGGCTCGATCACCGCGGGCGCCGCCGCCGGGCGCATGATCTCCTACCTGCCGCTGCGCTCCAACATGGCGGGTGCTGCGCTCGTCTACGGAATCGGCGCGCTGATCTGCGCGCTGGCGCCCGGCATGGGCTGGCTGCTTGCCGGGCGCCTGGTCGAGGGGCTCGGCGGCGGCGCGCTGGTGGCGCTCGCCTTCGTCTCGGTCGAGCGCCTGTTTCCGCGCCTGATCTGGCCGCAGCTTTTCGCCATCATTTCGGTGGTCTGGGGCGTGTCGGCCTTTTCCGGCCCGCTGCTCGGCGCGCTGCTCGCGGACGCCTGGTCGTGGCGCTGGGCCTTCGGCATCTTCGCCGTCGCCGGCTTCGCCATGGCCGCGATCAGCTTTGTCGTGCTGTCCGGCCCCGCCGCCACCAGGCGCCGCGACGAGATCGCGCCGCCCTTCCCGGCCACGGCGCTGGCCTGCCTGGCGGTGGCGGTGACGCTGATCGCCTGGGCCGGCGTCGCCTCCGGCATCCTGTGGTCGGCACCGCTGCTCGCCGCCGGGCTCGCCGGGCTGGTGCTGTTCTTCCGGCTCGACGCGCTGCGGCCGGCCTCGCGGCTTTTCCCCGAGCGCCTGTTCGACCGCCGCACGACGCTCGGCGCCGGCATGGTCATGGTGTTCTCCTTCTCGATCGCCACCATCAGCTTCACCATCTACGGCCCGCTGCTTTTGACCAGCCTGCACGGCATCTCGCCGCTCACCGCCGGCTACATCGTGGCGGCCGAATCGATCGCGTGGTCGGTGCTGTCGATCCTGGTCGCCAATGCCGCGCCGCGGCACGAACGGACGATCATCACCACCGGCGCGCTGATGATCGCCGCCGGCGTGGCCGGCTTCGCCTGGGCTGTGCCGGCCGGCTCGATCCCGGCGGTGCTGGCCTGCGCGCTGCTGCAGGGCGGCGGTTTTGGCATCGCCTGGCCCTTCGTCACCCGCATCATCGTCGCGGCCGCCCGGCCGGCCGAGACCACCATCACCTCCTCGGCGATCCCGACCCTGCAGCGCATCGGCTATGCCGTCGGCGCCGCCGGCGCCGGCATCATCGCCAATGCCAGCGGCTTTGCGCACGGGCTGAGTGCCGGGGCCGCGGCCGGTGTCGCGACCTGGCTGTTCCTGGCCTTTGTGCCGCTGGGGCTGGTGGGGCTGGTCGCCGGCATAATGGTGGCGCAGCGGACAAGGGCGGCGTCAACGGTACTGCCCGCCGGCATGGCTTGA
- a CDS encoding adenylate/guanylate cyclase domain-containing protein yields the protein MDDTTALFDLLRECTDHAFADALRETVKGAEDRKLNNVNPLAFASSAGLNTEATISGFLHATRLGIFDLSWNVLCPGCGGVLDANTSLRTVESEAYTCALCAAGYEPTLDEMVEVTFTVSPRIRRIAAHNPHQLPPLEYFRQIYWGSGIDLPEDNYEALVDEFVLEALELPAGEKAVISLQLPEAFIIVFEPVTHAAQFIDVKGEPTRERQSLTLVIDRGHRHHETLVMRPGPVRISIENQIDVRAVPSVCLANDALHDVLGKRRPFLTAKRILSNQTFRNIYHTGTLDVDQRLKVTSLTFLFTDLRGSTALYDKVGDLAAYDLVRVHFGVLTQIVAEEGGAVVKTIGDAVMATFPLPQQALSAAIRMRRGIDELNSRNENSNLVLKIGIHEGPCIAVSMNDRQDYFGQAVNIASRVQNLATPNNIFATNNVITAAKDIIVRSGLQASPHASALRGIDKPIEIYAIS from the coding sequence ATGGACGACACCACCGCCTTGTTTGACCTCTTGCGTGAGTGCACGGATCACGCTTTCGCGGATGCACTTCGAGAAACGGTGAAAGGTGCTGAGGATCGCAAGCTCAACAACGTAAATCCCCTCGCATTTGCCTCGTCGGCTGGTCTGAATACCGAAGCGACCATCTCTGGCTTTTTGCACGCCACCCGTCTCGGCATCTTCGACTTGTCATGGAACGTGTTGTGTCCCGGGTGCGGCGGCGTGCTGGATGCGAATACGTCGCTCAGAACCGTTGAAAGCGAGGCCTATACCTGCGCGCTCTGCGCGGCCGGGTATGAGCCGACGCTGGACGAGATGGTCGAAGTAACCTTCACGGTCAGCCCCCGGATTCGGCGTATCGCTGCCCACAATCCGCATCAGCTTCCCCCGTTGGAGTATTTTCGACAAATCTACTGGGGCTCTGGGATTGACCTTCCGGAAGACAACTACGAAGCCCTGGTGGATGAGTTCGTCCTTGAGGCGTTGGAGCTTCCTGCGGGCGAGAAAGCCGTCATCTCGCTGCAATTGCCAGAGGCTTTCATCATCGTTTTTGAACCGGTCACCCACGCCGCGCAATTCATTGATGTCAAAGGGGAGCCTACTCGAGAACGGCAGTCGTTGACGCTTGTGATCGACCGCGGCCATCGCCATCACGAGACACTTGTGATGCGGCCCGGGCCAGTACGCATATCGATCGAAAATCAGATCGACGTCCGGGCGGTGCCGTCGGTGTGCCTCGCAAATGACGCTCTTCACGACGTGCTTGGAAAAAGGCGGCCATTCCTGACAGCCAAGCGGATACTGTCAAACCAGACTTTCCGAAACATCTATCACACCGGCACGCTGGACGTGGACCAGCGGCTGAAGGTCACCAGCCTCACATTCCTCTTCACGGATCTCCGCGGGTCCACGGCTCTGTACGACAAGGTCGGCGACCTCGCTGCCTACGATCTGGTTCGCGTGCACTTCGGCGTGTTGACGCAGATCGTTGCAGAGGAGGGAGGCGCCGTTGTGAAGACAATTGGTGACGCGGTGATGGCCACCTTTCCACTGCCACAACAGGCTTTGAGCGCCGCAATACGCATGCGTCGGGGGATCGACGAACTGAACTCGAGAAACGAGAATTCGAACCTCGTCCTCAAGATCGGCATTCACGAAGGGCCCTGCATTGCGGTGAGCATGAACGACCGCCAGGACTACTTCGGCCAGGCAGTCAACATCGCGTCCCGCGTACAGAACCTTGCGACCCCCAACAACATATTCGCTACCAACAACGTGATCACCGCAGCGAAAGACATCATCGTTCGGTCAGGCCTTCAGGCTTCCCCTCATGCTTCCGCGCTGCGGGGTATCGACAAGCCGATCGAGATTTACGCGATTTCCTGA